The genome window TCAGGGCTAAGTTTGCGTTCCTCAGAAGGGACGTCGCGGAGAACGTGTTGTGACGCTGGATGAACTCGCTCGCGACCAGGCTGCCACCATTGTGGAGGTGACCGGCACCGACGGCATCAGCGTTCGGCTGCTGGAGATGGGTCTGACGGAAGGGGAGACGATCCGTTACCTCGCCGCTGCTCCGATGGGGGATCCGATCGAGTACGGGATCCGCGGGTACCGGCTTTCGCTCCGCCGAAGCGAGGCGAAGCGGGTCCGTGTCGAGTTGGTCTGATCGCAAGGCTCGAACCGCACCGTTGCCGACACGACTCTGATAGCTCAAACCCAACGTGCCACGGCAGCCTGGGGGTCAAGGGGGCCACGCCCCCTTGCCGCCGGAGGCACTTCCTGTGAGGAACCGTAGTACGCAACGGATGTTCCCTTTGTGGTACCCGCGTTGAGGACTCCCTCCCATCACACCGCTGGCTTTGCAATCCCCGCGGGTTGGTGAGGGGGCATCCGGCACGGTGTCCGCGCTTGGACACGCTCTCCTTCAGACATCTCTCGACGGCCATGCCTCCGGCGGGCAAAGGGGCGTTGCCCCTCTGCACTCCCCACCAGGGTGCCCCTGGACCCGGTCGGCGGGCAACGCCGTCGGAGCTTCGGAACCACCCCTTTGGTCTCCACGCGTCGGAAATCCCCCCTTATGATCCCCCTTCTCTGACGGTTCCTTTCCTCGCCTGACGGATCGCCAATGCGAGTTGCCGCCGCGACACTGATCTGGGTCATGGCCACTTCAGCCGTGATCGCCGCCCCCGCCTCCGCTCCCCCCACATCGCGGTCCTCCTCCCCCGCCGCCAACGGCACGGTCAGGACCGTCAACGGACACGTCATCCGCGAAGCGGACCTGG of Planctomyces sp. SH-PL14 contains these proteins:
- a CDS encoding ferrous iron transport protein A, yielding MTLDELARDQAATIVEVTGTDGISVRLLEMGLTEGETIRYLAAAPMGDPIEYGIRGYRLSLRRSEAKRVRVELV